From a region of the Mycoplasma miroungigenitalium genome:
- the gmk gene encoding guanylate kinase — protein MYDKSKKKPIIIFVGPSGVGKGTIEQILFTKEELKLKLSVSATTRSPRVGEIDGLHYFFISKEDFKSKIEKNELLEYSFHFDNYYGTLCSEIDRIHNENKVPFLEIETYGAKQILQNQENVEKYNIITVFILPPSFDDLKYRIIGRNTETQDDIDKRLKKAQEELADKDIFKYNVVNDDPIRAAEEIEKLLMKELYE, from the coding sequence ATGTATGATAAATCTAAAAAGAAACCTATTATTATCTTTGTCGGCCCTAGTGGTGTAGGCAAAGGTACAATTGAACAAATTTTATTTACAAAAGAGGAGTTAAAACTTAAATTATCTGTATCCGCAACGACAAGAAGTCCTCGTGTTGGGGAAATTGACGGTTTACATTATTTCTTTATTTCAAAGGAAGATTTCAAATCTAAAATAGAAAAAAACGAATTATTGGAATATAGCTTTCATTTTGACAACTATTATGGTACTTTGTGCAGTGAAATAGATCGTATACATAATGAAAATAAAGTTCCTTTTCTAGAAATCGAAACATATGGAGCCAAACAAATTCTTCAAAATCAAGAAAATGTGGAAAAATATAACATAATCACAGTCTTTATATTACCGCCTTCTTTTGATGATTTAAAATACAGAATTATTGGCAGAAATACCGAAACTCAAGATGATATTGACAAGCGACTTAAAAAAGCACAGGAAGAACTGGCTGATAAGGATATTTTTAAATATAATGTTGTCAATGATGACCCAATCAGAGCAGCTGAAGAAATTGAAAAACTACTAATGAAAGAGTTGTATGAATAA
- a CDS encoding PP2C family protein-serine/threonine phosphatase, whose translation MNNFGELSVVGNVRSENQDKTGIFFKNDCGMLILCDGMGGHFGGAFASNITINVFNENFQKSVPLEKNDITSYAEWFKSCVELARSEMKKLGENDEAKLDMGTTLTAAIFSTKFNFLYIFNIGDSRTWVLTKSGDLKQITIDHNLMNRLIREEGLSELQAKRTRFSTALTSALGPQKKTKIEIFDLSQEMDRVYGILCTSDGVHNFIEKPAIELTLKEEENAFKAVQSIVQTALENRSTDNASAVYAVIAQNSEWR comes from the coding sequence ATGAATAATTTTGGCGAATTAAGTGTTGTTGGAAATGTCCGGTCAGAAAATCAAGACAAGACTGGGATATTTTTTAAAAATGACTGTGGAATGTTGATTCTGTGTGATGGTATGGGAGGGCATTTTGGTGGAGCATTTGCTTCTAATATAACAATAAATGTTTTCAACGAGAATTTTCAAAAATCTGTTCCTTTAGAAAAAAATGATATTACTTCTTATGCTGAGTGATTTAAGTCATGTGTTGAACTAGCTAGAAGCGAGATGAAAAAATTGGGCGAAAATGACGAAGCTAAGTTAGATATGGGAACAACGCTTACCGCAGCAATATTCAGTACTAAATTTAATTTTTTATATATTTTTAATATTGGTGACTCGAGAACATGAGTTTTGACTAAGTCAGGTGACTTGAAACAAATTACTATTGATCATAACTTAATGAATCGTTTAATACGCGAAGAAGGTTTAAGCGAATTGCAGGCTAAAAGAACTAGATTTAGTACCGCACTAACTTCAGCATTAGGGCCACAAAAGAAAACAAAGATTGAAATCTTTGATTTATCTCAAGAAATGGACCGAGTTTATGGCATTTTGTGTACAAGTGATGGTGTACACAATTTCATAGAAAAACCAGCAATAGAATTGACACTTAAAGAGGAAGAAAATGCTTTTAAAGCTGTTCAGTCTATTGTACAAACCGCATTAGAAAATCGCTCTACTGACAACGCGTCGGCAGTTTACGCAGTAATTGCACAAAACTCGGAATGGAGATAA
- a CDS encoding serine/threonine-protein kinase, giving the protein MTPGKDSHVYTKYKILAAIGSGGFSDVFKVESLEKPGEIYALKYFVIKKDSDVDTTTKRFKQEIALYKSINSSRIAKYIDSYADDNEQYLVMEYIDGDSLKTNISKGGKLISKTAVNYAMQIAEGIGEIHSCNIIHRDIKSNNVMITRDRNVKIIDFGLALGEDSQRFTQDSKVIGSVYYMAPELCMSDNKPTIQSDIYALGILLYEMLTGSYPFRGADASETLRKQKHSQIPDITKIVDVPQSLANIIIKATAKDPNKRYATMWSMREDLKTSIHPDRFYEKPLDVKKISPKRTAQDIINSKTFLITSISVITLLIIVGIILLVVLI; this is encoded by the coding sequence ATGACCCCAGGAAAAGATAGTCATGTTTATACAAAATATAAAATTTTAGCTGCTATAGGTAGTGGCGGTTTTAGTGATGTGTTTAAAGTTGAATCTTTAGAAAAACCAGGCGAAATATACGCATTAAAATATTTTGTAATCAAAAAAGATAGCGATGTTGATACCACAACAAAAAGATTCAAACAAGAAATAGCACTTTACAAATCAATCAACTCTTCGAGAATAGCTAAATATATTGATTCATATGCTGATGACAATGAGCAATATTTAGTTATGGAATACATTGATGGCGATAGTTTAAAAACCAATATTTCCAAAGGTGGTAAACTGATTTCTAAAACCGCCGTTAATTACGCAATGCAAATAGCAGAAGGAATTGGAGAAATTCACAGTTGCAACATAATTCATAGAGACATTAAGAGCAATAACGTTATGATAACTCGCGATAGAAATGTTAAAATAATTGATTTTGGTTTAGCACTGGGCGAGGATAGTCAAAGATTCACTCAAGATTCTAAAGTTATAGGTTCAGTATATTATATGGCTCCCGAATTATGTATGTCAGACAATAAACCGACAATTCAATCAGATATTTATGCACTTGGAATCTTATTATATGAAATGCTAACTGGTTCTTATCCTTTTAGGGGCGCTGATGCCAGCGAAACATTGCGTAAACAAAAACACTCTCAAATTCCTGATATTACTAAAATTGTTGATGTTCCTCAGTCATTAGCTAATATTATTATCAAAGCAACCGCTAAAGATCCTAACAAAAGATACGCGACAATGTGAAGTATGCGCGAGGATTTAAAAACAAGTATACATCCAGACAGATTTTACGAAAAACCTCTTGATGTTAAGAAAATTTCACCCAAACGCACTGCTCAAGATATCATTAACTCAAAAACGTTTTTGATTACATCGATATCAGTTATCACGCTTTTAATTATTGTTGGAATTATTTTATTAGTTGTGCTAATTTAA
- the rsgA gene encoding ribosome small subunit-dependent GTPase A, translating into MQGKIYSLTGGRYHIKDTQGQMHFLPAAGVFRHKNIDPIVGDIVEFEPEGYITAVHERKNSFIRPKVANIDAIIVVMSVVEPTFQPYLVDKYLAFIEANDIEPIIFVTKIDLALSEWKTTYKSMGYTIYEIDYRSPSWLDDVKTIFKDRVISLMGQSGVGKTTFINAIAGTNFETQEISKFANRGKHTTRVVQIIDTLGGQLIDTPGFSSFDTNLTKLQLAQSFKQFKNLGKMCKFKSCLHLNEPDNYCNIKINVKQGVIPEFRYNNYLKMLKEAKDE; encoded by the coding sequence TTGCAAGGAAAAATTTATTCTTTAACTGGAGGTAGATATCACATTAAAGATACACAAGGTCAGATGCATTTTTTACCCGCAGCTGGAGTTTTTAGACACAAAAATATTGATCCTATTGTCGGTGATATAGTTGAATTCGAACCAGAAGGATATATTACTGCTGTTCACGAACGCAAAAATTCTTTTATAAGACCTAAAGTTGCTAATATTGACGCAATAATTGTTGTTATGTCGGTTGTTGAACCAACATTTCAACCGTATTTGGTTGATAAATATCTTGCTTTCATTGAAGCAAATGATATTGAACCAATTATTTTTGTTACAAAGATTGACTTAGCATTAAGCGAGTGAAAAACAACTTATAAATCGATGGGATACACAATTTATGAGATTGATTATAGAAGTCCAAGTTGACTTGATGATGTTAAAACTATTTTTAAAGACCGTGTTATTTCATTAATGGGTCAATCAGGTGTTGGTAAAACCACTTTTATTAATGCTATAGCTGGCACAAATTTTGAAACTCAAGAAATCTCAAAATTTGCCAATCGTGGCAAGCACACTACTCGTGTTGTTCAAATTATTGATACATTAGGTGGGCAGTTAATTGACACGCCTGGGTTTTCAAGTTTTGATACGAATTTAACAAAACTACAGTTAGCTCAGTCATTTAAGCAGTTTAAAAACCTTGGAAAAATGTGTAAATTTAAATCTTGTTTGCACTTGAATGAACCTGATAATTATTGCAATATAAAAATAAATGTAAAACAAGGAGTTATTCCTGAGTTTAGATATAATAATTACCTAAAAATGTTGAAAGAGGCGAAAGATGAATAA
- a CDS encoding ribulose-phosphate 3-epimerase — MNKKYVTPSLLNVDEGKRAEMAQLLINQGIEWIHYDVMDAKFVPNKAIELEEIVEIKKTSSKHFMDAHLMVVNPLEYLDSYKNVVDIITIHYEAIKPAELLDFLKQKHHDYRIGLAIKPNTTVTEIEQFLPYVALVLVMSVEPGAGGQKFMPSALDKIASLKQLRIKNQYEYLIQVDGGINDTTGPLAFKAGADACVAGTFVVKNPTKETINSILK, encoded by the coding sequence ATGAATAAAAAATATGTAACACCTTCATTACTTAATGTAGACGAAGGAAAAAGAGCAGAAATGGCTCAATTATTAATAAACCAAGGTATTGAATGAATTCACTACGATGTAATGGATGCAAAATTTGTGCCTAATAAAGCAATTGAATTAGAAGAAATTGTTGAAATAAAAAAAACTTCTTCAAAACACTTTATGGATGCACATTTAATGGTTGTAAATCCTTTGGAATATCTAGATTCATACAAAAATGTAGTTGACATAATTACTATTCACTACGAAGCAATTAAACCGGCTGAATTACTTGATTTTCTAAAACAAAAACATCATGACTATCGTATTGGTTTGGCTATCAAACCAAACACAACAGTGACTGAAATTGAACAATTTTTACCTTATGTAGCTTTAGTTTTAGTAATGTCTGTTGAACCAGGAGCAGGGGGACAAAAATTTATGCCTTCCGCTTTAGACAAAATTGCAAGTTTAAAACAATTAAGAATCAAAAATCAATACGAATATTTAATTCAAGTTGACGGCGGAATAAATGATACTACTGGTCCACTAGCATTTAAAGCTGGAGCTGATGCTTGTGTAGCGGGTACATTCGTTGTCAAAAACCCAACAAAAGAAACAATAAATTCTATTCTTAAATAA
- a CDS encoding MSC_0618 family F1-like ATPase beta subunit, whose translation MTGKITKFSSDVIEVVFKTNELPKVNTLLTMHDSKTFLLVKRVVNDTTVKAIVIYTSQPISLDDEVHNTNKSFMVPVGQKSKNNIYSFEGKPLLNNVNDLKYVEMNSTISKDKFIDTKIEIIETGIKAIDFFIPIVKGYKIGIFGGAGVGKTVLMKEIIFNVNNNSKQTSNIFIGSGERSREGIELYNELNESNLLKNSIMYISKMNEAPGARMSIVPIGITAAEYLRDQEQEDVLLFIDNIYRFIQAENEVSSSLGKKPSVGGYQSTLESDVANIEHRMFKNQNGAITSFQTMFLPMDDLSDPSAVAVFNHLDGNLVLSRTQTAKNIFPAFDPLASQSNSVNEAIIGKEHLNAIIETKRILKTYKDLEDVILILGFDELDEQNKIIVKKALQLENFFTQNFFMTEHFTKSKGQFVKLADTVKSVQKILNGEYIKQSPEIFSYVGSALDIPTDNELGL comes from the coding sequence ATGACAGGAAAAATAACAAAATTTAGCTCCGATGTGATTGAAGTAGTCTTTAAAACTAATGAATTGCCAAAGGTAAATACTCTTTTGACAATGCATGATTCAAAAACCTTTCTGCTTGTTAAAAGAGTTGTAAATGATACAACTGTTAAAGCAATAGTTATTTACACTTCACAACCCATTTCTTTGGATGATGAAGTTCATAATACAAATAAAAGTTTTATGGTACCAGTTGGCCAAAAATCAAAAAATAATATTTATTCTTTTGAAGGAAAACCATTATTAAATAATGTCAATGATTTAAAATATGTTGAAATGAATTCAACAATCAGTAAAGATAAATTTATTGATACCAAAATTGAAATTATTGAAACTGGAATTAAAGCAATAGACTTTTTTATCCCGATTGTGAAAGGTTATAAAATAGGAATTTTTGGTGGCGCCGGTGTTGGAAAAACTGTGTTGATGAAGGAAATTATATTCAACGTCAATAATAATAGCAAACAAACTAGCAACATTTTTATTGGTTCAGGAGAAAGAAGCCGTGAAGGAATTGAACTTTATAATGAACTAAACGAATCAAATTTATTAAAGAATTCTATTATGTATATTTCAAAAATGAATGAAGCGCCCGGGGCTAGAATGTCAATTGTTCCAATTGGAATTACAGCAGCTGAGTATCTACGTGATCAGGAACAAGAAGATGTATTACTCTTTATCGACAATATATATCGGTTTATTCAAGCAGAAAATGAAGTTAGTTCTTCATTAGGAAAAAAACCATCAGTTGGTGGTTACCAGTCAACATTAGAAAGTGATGTTGCAAATATAGAACACCGTATGTTCAAAAATCAAAATGGAGCTATAACATCATTCCAAACAATGTTTTTACCTATGGATGATTTATCTGATCCTTCAGCTGTAGCCGTATTCAATCATTTAGATGGTAATTTAGTTTTATCTAGAACTCAAACAGCCAAAAACATATTTCCCGCTTTTGATCCGCTAGCAAGTCAATCAAATTCAGTAAATGAAGCAATTATTGGCAAAGAACATCTAAACGCAATTATTGAAACCAAAAGAATTTTGAAAACTTATAAAGACCTTGAAGATGTAATTTTAATTCTTGGTTTTGATGAATTGGACGAACAAAACAAAATTATTGTCAAAAAAGCATTACAACTAGAAAACTTTTTTACCCAAAACTTTTTCATGACTGAACATTTCACTAAATCAAAAGGACAATTTGTTAAATTAGCAGATACTGTCAAAAGTGTGCAGAAAATATTAAATGGTGAATATATAAAACAAAGCCCTGAAATATTTTCATATGTGGGTTCGGCTTTAGATATTCCTACTGATAATGAATTAGGTTTATAA
- a CDS encoding MSC_0619 family F1-like ATPase alpha subunit, which yields MQKTKTIKNPTISSIFDYMVEVTGEFNYSQKQMFKIKSKPHIKLLLINAQINKAMLLSNDQEHELTIGDELELVDSNFNVTTDSVYFGKIIDVAGNIIAPEALPCPSFYATQHSSQVFKLAHDLMSVKTLNEQLYTGINAIDLLIPIGKGQRELIIGDRQTGKTHIALNTIINQANKNVKCIYVAIGQKRENIAAIYSTLEQYNALKNTIIIDAFATSTYDQFLAPYIGMAHAENLSLTDDVLIVFDDLTKHANVFREMALLSDAPVGKEAMPGDMFFAHSQLLERSGNFIGRKTITALPILQTIDGDITSLISSNIISITDGQIVTSADMFAAGKLPAINIDLSVSRTGSSVQNHTITKVAGAIGKIYRQYKRHLKLATLDYEFNAETSLLLSKGKMIEKMFTQKGFSLYSDRFILLTSKIISWGLFKGVKNEQTAMNFLNKLIDTNKEARETFLLISKGTNYDDNTTKNYFAYALKQYSDYLNLGWNIKTEYKFIAFDKQFLENIAKELGDK from the coding sequence ATGCAAAAGACAAAAACTATTAAAAATCCAACTATAAGTTCAATATTTGATTACATGGTTGAGGTTACAGGAGAATTTAATTACTCACAAAAACAAATGTTTAAAATTAAATCCAAACCACACATTAAATTGTTACTTATTAATGCACAAATTAATAAAGCTATGTTGCTATCTAATGACCAAGAACACGAACTTACCATTGGTGATGAATTAGAATTGGTTGATTCAAATTTTAATGTAACAACCGATTCAGTTTATTTTGGTAAGATTATTGATGTTGCAGGTAATATTATTGCGCCTGAAGCGCTACCATGTCCGTCATTTTACGCCACACAACATTCAAGTCAAGTATTCAAATTGGCGCATGACTTAATGAGTGTAAAAACACTTAATGAACAACTTTATACAGGTATCAACGCAATTGATTTATTAATTCCGATTGGTAAAGGCCAACGTGAATTAATAATTGGGGATAGACAAACAGGAAAAACCCACATTGCTTTGAACACCATAATCAATCAAGCAAACAAAAATGTTAAGTGTATTTATGTAGCTATAGGACAAAAAAGAGAAAATATTGCTGCGATTTATTCAACTTTAGAGCAATACAATGCGCTAAAAAACACAATAATAATCGACGCTTTTGCAACCTCAACATATGACCAATTTTTAGCTCCATACATTGGAATGGCTCACGCAGAAAATCTTTCTTTGACGGATGATGTTTTGATTGTATTTGACGACTTGACAAAACACGCAAATGTATTCAGAGAAATGGCTTTACTTTCAGATGCACCAGTTGGTAAGGAAGCAATGCCTGGAGATATGTTCTTTGCTCACTCACAATTATTAGAAAGATCAGGTAATTTTATTGGCAGAAAAACTATTACCGCTCTTCCAATACTACAAACTATTGATGGTGATATCACGTCATTAATATCTTCAAATATTATTTCAATCACTGATGGTCAAATTGTAACCAGTGCTGACATGTTCGCTGCAGGGAAATTACCAGCAATCAATATTGATTTATCTGTTTCAAGAACTGGTTCTAGTGTCCAAAACCACACAATTACCAAAGTAGCTGGTGCAATTGGAAAAATTTATAGACAATATAAACGTCACTTAAAATTAGCAACTCTTGATTATGAATTTAATGCCGAAACCTCTTTGCTTTTATCGAAAGGGAAAATGATTGAAAAGATGTTCACTCAAAAAGGTTTTTCTTTGTATTCTGATCGCTTTATTTTGCTTACATCTAAAATAATTTCATGAGGCTTATTTAAAGGTGTAAAAAACGAACAAACAGCCATGAATTTTCTTAATAAATTAATCGACACAAATAAAGAAGCTAGAGAAACCTTTTTGTTAATATCAAAAGGTACTAACTATGATGATAATACAACCAAAAATTACTTTGCTTATGCGCTAAAACAATATTCTGACTATTTAAATCTAGGTTGAAATATAAAAACAGAATACAAATTTATTGCGTTTGATAAACAATTTTTAGAAAATATAGCAAAAGAATTGGGGGATAAATAA
- a CDS encoding MSC_0620 family F1-like ATPase-associated subunit, producing MNKKRRLLFSLGSITSLTIPLTVISANTKEKNQTHDAPDAPEIPKTPDPDFFTFKELGNKQINESIEKSIEIVTSFLKDELAKVKIDTKSDYKSILSKTIYLNKIIAFFENNKNTIIKNPDSFGLYITFPNAIAREAKLGNGIVEFNGKQYENIVFGLGDDKQSKYDRIIETQKIKKSSENQNLVQKSEFIKTIKKYSEAMMSEIKGIIFDKNDLLLVDKDYSLKYTKIGENNEESGLVITNPKGFKNWDDYFIKKITTRFVEFDLKQNQEFIQNEKKTPKSPETPPQLPPLVPNKPPLPTNPTITETTIEALPILAPLLKSEFVGYSYENLNAAINSGKDVFFFNNPINTRYIYKVQSITNEYAKVSIFERSKPELKRIYNIKFNLQLNKDRFKQKILFEQIKSIEKTVLKFYKAVGLDENLNYNQIRNTALQSMVFGMVDQFIKLISSSDFLISFDKSSEYWTGKMQNIDDFRPISGAKHDIIRIFLNAVASSTYNGEHNFSAIAQIYDSFLENDYSEYFKNNKEIINQNFKLMNLTYKQKTKIKTNYDINVVDEFIDVIAKNVYKVKSLSTPVAFNIEKWYNKFTSNLTTLNTQFEQLSVLSNNKLVDDESYLNYHEAYTNALSYIKIQKSKINEFEKNFGITLTAIGGIILILNIILIATNLKTLRQRKLRTLYIALILVGLIIVVIGASLIFLGMKGI from the coding sequence ATGAATAAAAAAAGAAGACTGTTGTTTTCATTAGGTTCCATTACATCATTGACCATTCCTTTAACTGTAATTAGCGCAAACACAAAGGAAAAAAATCAAACTCACGATGCTCCTGATGCACCAGAAATTCCAAAAACTCCCGACCCAGATTTTTTTACATTTAAGGAATTAGGAAATAAACAAATTAACGAATCGATTGAAAAATCTATTGAAATAGTCACTAGCTTCCTAAAAGACGAGTTAGCAAAAGTTAAAATTGATACTAAATCAGATTACAAATCAATTCTGTCAAAAACTATTTATTTGAACAAAATAATAGCGTTCTTCGAGAACAATAAAAATACAATCATTAAAAATCCCGATTCATTTGGTTTATATATAACTTTTCCAAATGCTATTGCCAGGGAAGCTAAATTGGGTAACGGAATTGTGGAATTTAATGGAAAGCAATATGAAAACATTGTATTTGGTCTCGGTGATGATAAACAATCAAAATATGATCGTATAATCGAAACTCAAAAGATAAAAAAATCTTCTGAAAACCAAAACCTTGTACAAAAATCAGAATTTATTAAAACAATCAAAAAATATTCCGAAGCAATGATGTCTGAAATTAAGGGAATTATTTTTGATAAAAATGATTTATTGCTCGTTGATAAAGATTATTCTCTTAAATACACAAAAATAGGAGAAAACAACGAAGAATCTGGATTGGTTATTACCAATCCAAAAGGATTCAAAAATTGGGATGATTATTTCATCAAGAAGATAACTACAAGATTTGTTGAATTTGATTTAAAACAAAATCAAGAATTCATACAAAATGAGAAAAAAACTCCCAAATCACCTGAAACTCCGCCTCAATTACCACCATTGGTGCCTAATAAACCACCATTGCCTACTAATCCTACCATTACTGAAACAACAATTGAAGCTTTACCTATTCTTGCTCCATTATTAAAGTCTGAGTTCGTTGGCTATTCATACGAAAATCTTAATGCTGCAATAAATTCAGGAAAAGATGTGTTTTTCTTTAATAACCCAATCAATACAAGATATATTTATAAAGTTCAATCTATAACAAACGAATATGCAAAAGTATCAATATTTGAAAGAAGTAAACCAGAACTAAAGAGAATTTACAATATTAAATTCAATCTTCAATTAAATAAAGACAGATTTAAACAAAAAATTCTGTTCGAACAAATAAAGTCAATTGAAAAAACCGTTCTAAAGTTTTATAAAGCTGTTGGATTAGACGAAAATTTAAACTACAATCAAATTAGAAATACCGCACTTCAAAGTATGGTTTTTGGAATGGTTGATCAATTTATAAAATTAATAAGTTCCAGTGATTTTCTAATATCTTTTGACAAAAGCTCAGAATACTGAACAGGTAAGATGCAAAATATTGATGATTTTAGACCAATTTCAGGGGCCAAACACGACATAATTAGAATATTTCTTAATGCAGTTGCTTCCTCAACATATAATGGCGAACATAATTTTTCTGCAATTGCCCAAATTTATGATTCATTTTTAGAAAATGATTATTCAGAGTATTTTAAAAATAATAAAGAAATCATTAATCAAAACTTCAAATTAATGAATCTAACCTATAAACAAAAAACTAAGATTAAAACAAATTATGATATCAATGTTGTTGACGAATTTATTGATGTTATAGCCAAAAACGTTTATAAAGTAAAATCTTTATCTACGCCTGTTGCGTTCAATATCGAGAAATGATATAACAAATTTACATCAAATTTAACAACATTAAATACACAGTTCGAACAATTAAGTGTCTTGTCAAATAATAAATTGGTTGATGATGAAAGTTATTTAAATTATCACGAAGCTTATACTAATGCACTTAGTTATATAAAAATTCAAAAATCTAAAATTAATGAATTTGAAAAGAATTTTGGGATTACATTAACAGCTATTGGCGGAATAATTTTGATTTTAAATATCATCTTAATAGCTACCAATTTAAAAACGTTAAGACAAAGAAAATTAAGAACTCTATATATAGCATTAATTTTAGTTGGTCTAATAATAGTTGTTATTGGAGCCAGTCTAATATTTCTAGGAATGAAAGGAATTTAA
- a CDS encoding MSC_0621 family F1-like ATPase epsilon subunit yields the protein MENKENNISLEINTLSNVNISFKNCLLYFNVDDEYSWKLINKNSLASFNTTIIKIYDLFKKRTFFCFLNNASVVINNNKATINTFSHVNVYKEVENNQYINEYKNIYKDVSAKINYLNSAKNIGLKLDESVKLNKLKSIQYEYKMKILFSLVECERDEYE from the coding sequence ATGGAAAATAAAGAAAACAATATTTCACTGGAAATAAATACACTATCAAATGTTAACATTTCGTTCAAAAATTGCTTACTATACTTCAATGTTGATGATGAATATAGTTGAAAATTGATTAATAAAAATTCACTTGCAAGCTTTAACACCACAATTATTAAAATATATGACTTATTTAAAAAACGCACCTTTTTTTGTTTCTTGAACAATGCGAGCGTTGTTATAAACAATAATAAAGCAACAATAAATACTTTTTCACACGTTAATGTCTATAAAGAAGTCGAAAATAATCAATACATTAATGAATATAAAAATATATATAAAGACGTTTCTGCAAAAATAAATTATTTAAATTCTGCTAAGAATATTGGATTAAAACTTGATGAATCAGTAAAATTGAATAAATTGAAATCAATACAATATGAGTATAAAATGAAAATTTTGTTTTCATTAGTAGAGTGTGAAAGGGATGAATATGAATAA
- a CDS encoding MSC_0622 family F1-like ATPase gamma subunit, whose amino-acid sequence MHFKKIEQKKSSLENIYLRVNNEKNILLINIMKLNKKLQFYVENALTNKVLINELQKQYIVKSNFINKNQFKSSKFTSLISKLFKKPKQLWIYLTEEQKHSTDSYTRYEKMILTKIKKVNADFITIGQRAYEFCNQNKLNLLKNYDNSVIEKELANELTYLVKYLYADEMYDSVHFVINTNKAFKEDFTILPIDNFDVNKLTDSKSQISNLNIKNYEIYPNIEKFIDSQIDIFLSNAIHSLIIESYFYNAKNNLISTNQIIKQLDEEILKLNKQIIKHKREKEIEEIVMFFRKNKDYGDEPNGK is encoded by the coding sequence ATGCATTTTAAGAAAATAGAACAAAAGAAAAGTAGTTTAGAAAACATTTACCTACGTGTTAATAACGAAAAAAATATTTTGCTGATCAACATAATGAAATTGAATAAAAAATTACAATTTTATGTTGAAAATGCTTTAACTAATAAAGTTTTAATTAATGAATTACAAAAACAATACATTGTTAAAAGCAATTTTATCAATAAAAATCAGTTTAAAAGTTCAAAATTTACCTCATTGATTTCAAAATTGTTCAAAAAACCCAAGCAGCTTTGGATTTATCTGACCGAAGAGCAAAAACACTCAACAGACTCATATACTCGTTATGAAAAAATGATTTTAACCAAAATAAAAAAAGTCAACGCTGATTTCATTACAATAGGTCAAAGAGCTTATGAATTTTGTAATCAAAATAAATTAAATTTATTAAAGAATTATGATAATTCAGTTATTGAAAAAGAATTGGCTAATGAATTAACTTATCTAGTTAAATATCTCTACGCAGACGAAATGTATGACAGCGTTCATTTCGTAATCAATACAAATAAAGCCTTCAAAGAAGATTTCACAATATTACCAATTGATAATTTTGATGTTAATAAATTAACTGATTCTAAAAGTCAAATAAGTAATTTAAATATTAAGAATTATGAAATTTATCCAAATATTGAAAAATTTATTGATAGTCAGATAGATATATTTTTATCAAATGCAATTCATTCATTAATAATAGAATCATATTTTTATAATGCAAAAAACAATCTAATATCAACAAATCAAATAATTAAGCAATTAGATGAGGAAATATTGAAATTAAATAAACAGATTATCAAACACAAACGTGAAAAAGAAATCGAAGAAATAGTGATGTTTTTTAGAAAAAACAAAGACTACGGAGACGAACCAAATGGAAAATAA